One genomic region from Sphingomonas paeninsulae encodes:
- a CDS encoding DNA alkylation repair protein, whose translation MTNETAAPALLKDILGPQALVTIARAGTAATSHFNAPAFLDAATAGLDTLSIMARVRHIADALKTALPVDYASALEIIRTMAPQLTHGFQAIAVTEFVARHGLGDFERSMEALADLTRFGSAEFAIRPFLSQNAKRTLAVMVKWSDSDDEHVRRLASEGSRPKLPWAPRVPALKADPTLAAPILETLKADPSAYVRKSVANHLNDIAKDRPDWVVDRLAQWTKDDPRTIWIIRHALRTLIKKGDPRALALIGVEHGAAVEIQRFSIEPPIVCLGDTIAISADLLSTATDVQRLVVDYRIHYARTGDKTAAKVFKLKTFDLTVENAVKLCIRQTIRDFSTRRHHPGNHDVELIVNGQTVARDSFEIVFDQTS comes from the coding sequence ATGACGAACGAAACTGCCGCCCCTGCCCTTCTCAAAGACATTCTCGGTCCGCAGGCGCTGGTGACGATCGCTCGTGCTGGAACTGCAGCAACATCACATTTTAATGCCCCGGCCTTTCTCGACGCCGCGACCGCCGGGCTCGATACGCTTTCGATCATGGCGCGTGTGCGCCATATCGCTGATGCGCTAAAAACAGCATTACCGGTCGACTATGCCTCCGCCCTCGAAATCATCCGTACCATGGCGCCCCAGTTGACTCATGGTTTCCAGGCGATCGCCGTCACAGAGTTCGTCGCACGGCATGGGCTTGGCGATTTCGAACGGTCAATGGAGGCGCTCGCCGATCTGACCCGTTTCGGCTCCGCCGAATTTGCAATCCGCCCGTTCCTTTCTCAAAATGCGAAACGGACCCTCGCCGTCATGGTCAAGTGGAGCGACAGCGATGACGAGCATGTTCGCCGCCTCGCCAGTGAGGGCAGTCGGCCAAAGCTGCCGTGGGCACCACGCGTCCCGGCGCTCAAGGCGGATCCGACGCTCGCGGCCCCGATCCTCGAAACGCTTAAGGCCGATCCCAGTGCCTATGTCCGCAAATCGGTCGCGAACCATCTTAACGATATCGCCAAGGATCGCCCCGACTGGGTGGTAGATCGCCTTGCTCAATGGACAAAAGACGATCCCCGCACGATCTGGATCATCCGCCATGCCCTGCGTACATTGATAAAGAAGGGCGACCCGCGCGCGCTGGCGTTGATCGGCGTGGAGCATGGGGCCGCAGTCGAAATACAGCGCTTTTCGATCGAGCCGCCGATCGTGTGCCTTGGCGACACGATCGCGATCAGCGCCGATCTGCTCTCCACGGCCACCGACGTTCAGCGCCTGGTGGTAGACTATCGCATTCATTATGCACGCACCGGCGACAAGACGGCAGCCAAAGTGTTCAAGCTCAAGACCTTCGACCTCACAGTCGAGAACGCGGTGAAACTTTGCATCCGACAAACAATCCGCGATTTCAGCACACGTCGCCATCATCCGGGCAACCATGATGTGGAGTTGATCGTCAACGGTCAGACGGTGGCGAGGGACAGCTTTGAGATCGTCTTCGACCAGACAAGCTAA
- a CDS encoding autotransporter outer membrane beta-barrel domain-containing protein: MNNVSTTMLASNYQSGLSTEKKQKLLGRHLLKSVSAAALTIFTPHSVLAVPATIFTVSTSGDVAPGTYDGIIVDSGANATSAGGVNSTTTAASAVGLEATGAGTTVNFVGSTISTSDTNGSTVDTVGAYGVYAHNGAAVTLTNGSVSTLGAQGQVEQDANGARSYALYATGAGSSISATGTAVETKGQRSYGAYATQGASVTLNDLSIDTKGFMAYGVYASGAGSTVTATNVNVTTAGFAGDAAWAYAGGHLILNGGSYTANGQQNPNDPFESANGFVAVGGVNGVGNSIIDATGVTVVTTGANSVGALTGGEVGDDHTSGTVNLNNSSITVSGMNSVGAQVSYGSTFTTSNNSSITATQGAGVHLIDNATVTLDGTTVKAGQQSFVSDLQTAGQTQTLSLGAGTVATANNGTLLQVNRTEDGADGVVTLNLNAGSKTSGDILDDGIKTTGGTDVFLAANASWSGVTSGVRNFTAEAGGSLKFESGAQVLGDLSGNSTAIAFGSGGTTIGGNVNLENGSTTTGGTNGSGAVDQRIRVAGDVFVDGSSKLGGNWLIGGSVTNNGTLNPGNSIGTVTVGGNYTFGSASNYLVEVNAAGQSDLLAVAGTAVLAGSVMVQPLGGQLLSSPYTILTAAGGYTGTFTDPSVVNGYAFLTASLAYLPTSVTLTLTRSGLAFASLGKTPNQVAVGRALDSLGLSGSLATALALGSTANAQQAFDQLTGEVHASLRTGLIEDSRHIRNAMNDRLSAAFVPTIGGEDGRGLAVWGTGFGSWGEQNGSGNAGRLDRDTKGLLIGVDTSFGAAGRVGVLGGYSDADYDVNERASSAGIKSYHVGAYAGSELGGFGLRAGASYSWNRIKTSRDVAFTGFTDSLRAKYNGATTQVFGDISHVIPVGRGQVQPFANVAYVHLHMDDFVERGGAAALTGDRENSDVTFSTLGLRASTGLPFGGAGLTAHGMVGWRHAFNDRLPVSRLAFVSGGTAFDIAGVPLSKETAVLDLGLNAAVASAASIGVSYSGQIGSGAVDNGVKANVTIRF; the protein is encoded by the coding sequence GTGAATAATGTTTCTACAACGATGTTGGCGTCCAACTATCAATCAGGACTTTCGACTGAGAAAAAGCAAAAATTGCTCGGTCGCCATCTTTTGAAATCGGTTTCAGCGGCTGCGCTGACCATATTCACGCCTCATAGCGTATTGGCAGTGCCCGCCACCATCTTCACTGTTTCGACCAGTGGCGACGTGGCTCCCGGCACCTACGATGGGATTATCGTGGATAGTGGCGCGAATGCTACCAGCGCCGGTGGGGTGAACAGCACGACGACTGCTGCTTCCGCGGTCGGCCTGGAGGCAACCGGAGCTGGAACCACAGTCAATTTCGTCGGCAGCACCATCTCGACGAGCGATACCAACGGATCGACCGTCGATACCGTCGGCGCGTATGGCGTTTATGCCCATAATGGAGCCGCAGTCACTCTGACCAATGGCAGCGTCAGCACACTGGGCGCACAGGGGCAAGTCGAGCAGGACGCCAACGGCGCGCGCAGCTATGCGCTTTACGCCACCGGAGCAGGTTCGTCGATTTCGGCAACCGGAACTGCGGTGGAGACCAAGGGGCAGCGTTCTTATGGGGCCTACGCCACGCAGGGCGCTTCGGTCACTCTGAACGATCTTTCGATCGATACCAAAGGCTTCATGGCTTATGGCGTCTATGCTTCAGGTGCGGGTTCGACGGTTACTGCGACGAATGTCAACGTTACGACTGCTGGTTTTGCGGGTGACGCCGCATGGGCTTATGCTGGCGGCCACCTGATCCTCAATGGCGGCTCCTACACAGCCAACGGTCAGCAAAATCCCAATGACCCATTTGAATCGGCCAACGGTTTTGTTGCTGTTGGTGGCGTGAATGGCGTTGGCAATTCGATTATTGATGCGACCGGTGTCACCGTCGTGACGACGGGCGCGAACAGCGTCGGGGCTTTGACCGGAGGCGAAGTAGGCGACGATCATACGTCGGGCACCGTCAATCTGAACAACAGCAGCATCACGGTCAGCGGCATGAATTCCGTTGGTGCTCAGGTTAGTTACGGAAGCACGTTTACCACTTCCAACAACAGTTCGATCACTGCCACTCAAGGGGCTGGTGTTCACCTGATCGACAATGCGACGGTCACTCTTGACGGCACTACCGTGAAGGCCGGTCAGCAAAGCTTCGTGTCAGACCTTCAAACAGCGGGCCAGACGCAGACGCTTTCGCTCGGTGCCGGCACAGTCGCGACGGCAAATAATGGCACCCTGCTGCAGGTTAATCGTACCGAGGATGGTGCAGATGGCGTTGTAACCCTCAACCTTAACGCAGGCTCGAAGACAAGCGGCGATATTTTGGACGACGGCATCAAAACGACTGGCGGCACCGACGTGTTTCTCGCGGCCAATGCATCATGGTCCGGAGTTACGAGCGGCGTGCGCAACTTCACGGCCGAAGCGGGCGGAAGCCTGAAGTTTGAATCAGGCGCTCAAGTTTTGGGCGACCTGAGCGGCAACAGCACCGCGATTGCGTTTGGATCAGGCGGCACGACGATTGGTGGCAATGTTAACCTGGAAAACGGATCGACAACGACCGGTGGGACGAATGGTTCGGGGGCCGTCGACCAGCGTATCCGCGTGGCGGGAGATGTCTTCGTTGATGGTTCCTCCAAGCTTGGAGGCAACTGGCTTATCGGCGGTAGTGTAACCAATAACGGAACGCTCAACCCCGGTAACTCCATCGGCACTGTCACGGTGGGGGGCAACTATACCTTCGGCTCAGCTTCGAACTATCTGGTCGAGGTCAACGCCGCTGGTCAGTCCGATCTTCTGGCAGTCGCCGGCACAGCTGTGTTGGCCGGATCGGTTATGGTTCAGCCGCTCGGTGGTCAGCTCCTGAGTTCGCCTTATACGATCCTCACGGCTGCGGGTGGTTATACAGGAACCTTCACCGATCCCTCTGTCGTCAACGGCTACGCGTTCCTTACAGCTTCACTGGCCTATCTTCCGACGTCGGTGACTCTGACGCTAACCCGGAGCGGCCTTGCCTTCGCTTCGTTGGGCAAAACCCCCAATCAGGTAGCAGTTGGGCGCGCGCTGGACTCGCTGGGATTGAGCGGTTCTCTCGCAACGGCTCTGGCACTTGGAAGCACCGCCAACGCACAGCAGGCATTCGATCAACTGACGGGCGAAGTGCATGCGTCGCTCCGCACCGGTCTGATCGAAGATAGCCGACACATCCGCAATGCCATGAACGATCGCCTGAGCGCGGCGTTCGTGCCAACCATCGGTGGCGAAGATGGCCGCGGATTGGCGGTATGGGGAACCGGCTTCGGGTCATGGGGCGAACAGAACGGCAGCGGCAATGCCGGTCGCCTTGATCGCGATACCAAGGGCCTGCTCATCGGCGTGGACACCAGCTTCGGAGCTGCCGGACGCGTCGGCGTTCTGGGTGGTTATAGCGATGCCGACTATGATGTGAACGAGCGCGCCTCGTCCGCAGGCATCAAAAGCTACCACGTCGGCGCTTATGCCGGTTCGGAATTGGGAGGGTTTGGGCTTCGCGCTGGGGCTTCCTATAGCTGGAACCGCATAAAGACGTCGCGCGACGTGGCGTTCACTGGCTTCACCGACAGTTTGCGTGCCAAATATAACGGCGCAACGACTCAGGTGTTCGGTGACATCAGCCATGTCATCCCGGTCGGTCGCGGACAGGTTCAGCCCTTTGCCAACGTTGCCTATGTGCATTTGCACATGGACGATTTTGTCGAGCGGGGAGGTGCAGCGGCGCTCACTGGCGATCGTGAGAACAGCGATGTCACTTTCTCGACACTGGGCCTTCGCGCTTCGACCGGTCTGCCGTTCGGAGGTGCCGGGCTGACCGCTCACGGCATGGTCGGCTGGCGTCACGCTTTCAACGATCGCTTGCCAGTGAGCCGACTTGCCTTCGTGAGCGGCGGCACTGCCTTCGATATAGCGGGCGTTCCATTGAGCAAGGAAACTGCGGTTCTCGACCTTGGCCTCAATGCTGCGGTAGCTTCTGCGGCTTCAATTGGCGTCAGCTATTCAGGTCAAATCGGCAGCGGCGCGGTTGATAACGGCGTTAAGGCGAACGTCACAATCCGCTTCTAA
- a CDS encoding NAD-dependent dehydratase has translation MTKILLAGATGMVGTATLKLLLEDRRVTQVVAPTRRPLRPHAKLLNPIVNSTDLPYDADWWAIDSAICALGTTRAKAGSAAAYRAIDHDYALAIATQVRKGGAKCFALTSSMGADARSRFRYTRTKGELEDAIGRLDFPSLTIVRPGFLGGERSEPRLMEQIIGPLLRIAAPILPASARISPASTVAALLVEAVLREKAGRHVINSTEIAFAAEGCS, from the coding sequence ATGACAAAGATTCTCTTGGCAGGTGCTACAGGTATGGTCGGCACAGCGACGCTGAAGCTGTTGCTGGAGGACAGGCGTGTGACGCAGGTCGTTGCACCGACGCGGCGGCCGCTACGGCCGCACGCGAAGCTGCTGAACCCAATCGTGAATAGTACGGACCTGCCGTACGACGCCGACTGGTGGGCAATCGATAGCGCGATCTGTGCGCTGGGTACGACGCGTGCGAAGGCCGGATCGGCCGCAGCTTATCGCGCTATCGACCATGACTACGCACTCGCCATCGCAACGCAGGTCCGTAAGGGCGGCGCGAAGTGCTTTGCGCTAACCTCTTCCATGGGGGCGGATGCGCGATCGCGGTTTCGCTATACCCGCACTAAGGGCGAGCTTGAAGACGCCATTGGTCGCCTCGATTTCCCATCGCTGACGATTGTGCGCCCGGGTTTCCTCGGCGGAGAGCGCAGCGAGCCTCGGCTAATGGAGCAGATCATTGGCCCGCTGTTGCGTATCGCTGCCCCGATCCTTCCCGCAAGCGCCCGTATCAGTCCCGCATCGACCGTTGCCGCTCTATTGGTCGAAGCAGTGCTCCGGGAGAAGGCGGGCAGGCACGTTATCAATTCCACAGAGATAGCGTTCGCCGCCGAAGGTTGTTCCTGA